The Vicia villosa cultivar HV-30 ecotype Madison, WI linkage group LG1, Vvil1.0, whole genome shotgun sequence genome includes a region encoding these proteins:
- the LOC131643860 gene encoding uncharacterized protein LOC131643860, with product MSLRLHFQSILTPNFLHYTPRVSFSTFSSGKMEAVKSSSESTVADPVLLHSKIAAIRSAGPQKLQVIADFDATLTKFWVNGTRGQTSHGLLQQDNPEYNAKRQQLYEHYHPLEFSPTLGLKEKRKLMEEWWGKTHGLLMEGGLTYESIKQSVANANIAFREGVSELFEYLEEQDIPVLIFSAGLADIIEEVLRQKLKRSFKNVKIVSNRMVFNDDGQLVSFKGKLIHSLNKNEHALDMAAPVHEHFGDIDGPADDNDLLKKRTNVLLLGDHTGDLGMSDGLNYDTRISVGFLNHSVENSLSIYKEAFDVVLVNDAPMWEVIKLVSQMCSTEK from the exons ATGAGTTTACGCCTCCATTTCCAATCCATCCTCACCCCCAATTTTCTCCATTACACACCAAG GGTCTCGTTTTCTACTTTTTCTTCTGGGAAAATGGAGGCTGTCAAATCGAGTTCGGAATCGACCGTGGCTGATCCTGTTTTGCTCCACTCTAAAATTGCCGCTATTCGCTCCGCCGGTCCTCAAAAGCTTCAG GTGATTGCTGATTTTGATGCCACATTGACAAAGTTTTGGGTTAATGGAACTCGTGGCCAAA CTAGTCATGGCCTTTTGCAGCAGGATAATCCAGAATATAATGCTAAAAGACAACAGTTATATGAACATTACCATCCATTAGAATTTTCTCCTACTCTTGGACTTAAAGAGAAAAGGAAACTCATGGAAGAGTG GTGGGGAAAAACGCACGGTCTTCTTATGGAGGGAGGACTTACATATGAATCAATAAAACAATCAGTTGCTAATGCTAATATAGCTTTTAGGGAAGGTGTTTCTGAGCTTTTTGAATATTTGGAG GAACAAGACATTCCTGTATTAATATTCTCTGCAGGGCTTGCCGATATCATTGAAGAG GTTCTAAGACAGAAGCTTAAGAGATCCTTCAAAAATGTGAAGATAGTATCCAACAGGATGGTTTTTAATGATGATGGTCAACTTGTATCTTTCAAAG GAAAATTGATTCACAGCTTAAATAAAAATGAGCATGCTCTTGATATGGCTGCGCCTGTTCACGAACACTTTGGTGATATCGATGGTCCAGCTGATGACAATGATTTGCTCAAGAAGAGAACCAATGTTCTCCTCCTTGGTGATCACACTGGAGACTTAGGAATGTCCGATGGTTTAAATTACGATACTCGAATTTCCGTGGGATTTTT GAACCACAGCGTTGAAAACTCACTTAGCATCTACAAAGAAGCTTTTGATGTTGTTTTAGTG AATGACGCGCCTATGTGGGAAGTTATCAAATTGGTCTCTCAAATGTGTTCGACTGAGAAGTGA
- the LOC131643861 gene encoding transcription factor TGA1-like isoform X1, producing the protein MKETNALGDFFKGNRNTISVKKYALSSEEQNKLISAIHKTLNDHNHVIEDDKLQLVINTIMKHVLTVGSAITCESNQWWIGGFRPSQILQVILPQLQHMYTQQQLSDIYNLGQSCQQAEYALAQGMVKLKQNLDETTTADGKGFQLMYVPQQLSFFKQADNLRQEFLHQFCRLVTISQQAEFVVALKEHLHNPQPRSSL; encoded by the exons ATGAAAGAGACTAATGCTCTAGGAGATTTCTTCAAGGGTAATA GAAACACAATTTCTGTGAAAAAGTATGCACTTTCGTCTGAAGAACAGAACAAGCTTATTTCTGCGATACATAAAACTCTAAATGATCACAACCATGTTATTGAGGATGACAAGCTACAGTTAGTAATAAACACAATCATGAAACATGTCTTGACTGTTGGTTCTGCCATAACATGTGAAAGCAATCAATGGTGGATTGGAGGCTTTCGTCCTTCTCAAATTCTTCAG GTTATTCTGCCTCAACTTCAACATATGTACACCCAGCAACAACTTAGTGATATTTATAATCTTGGACAATCATGCCAACAAGCAGAATATGCTCTTGCACAAGGCATGGTAAAACTCAAGCAAAATCTTGATGAAACAACAACAGCAGATGGCAAAGGGTTTCAATTGATGTATGTACCTCAACAACTAAGCTTCTTTAAACAGGCTGATAATCTTCGCCAAGAATTCTTGCATCAATTTTGTCGTCTCGTTACAATTTCTCAGCAAGCTGAATTTGTAGTTGCTCTCAAGGAACATCTGCATAATCCGCAGCCTCGGAGCTCACTTTGA
- the LOC131643861 gene encoding transcription factor TGA4-like isoform X2 translates to MKETNALGDFFKGNTISVKKYALSSEEQNKLISAIHKTLNDHNHVIEDDKLQLVINTIMKHVLTVGSAITCESNQWWIGGFRPSQILQVILPQLQHMYTQQQLSDIYNLGQSCQQAEYALAQGMVKLKQNLDETTTADGKGFQLMYVPQQLSFFKQADNLRQEFLHQFCRLVTISQQAEFVVALKEHLHNPQPRSSL, encoded by the exons ATGAAAGAGACTAATGCTCTAGGAGATTTCTTCAAGG GAAACACAATTTCTGTGAAAAAGTATGCACTTTCGTCTGAAGAACAGAACAAGCTTATTTCTGCGATACATAAAACTCTAAATGATCACAACCATGTTATTGAGGATGACAAGCTACAGTTAGTAATAAACACAATCATGAAACATGTCTTGACTGTTGGTTCTGCCATAACATGTGAAAGCAATCAATGGTGGATTGGAGGCTTTCGTCCTTCTCAAATTCTTCAG GTTATTCTGCCTCAACTTCAACATATGTACACCCAGCAACAACTTAGTGATATTTATAATCTTGGACAATCATGCCAACAAGCAGAATATGCTCTTGCACAAGGCATGGTAAAACTCAAGCAAAATCTTGATGAAACAACAACAGCAGATGGCAAAGGGTTTCAATTGATGTATGTACCTCAACAACTAAGCTTCTTTAAACAGGCTGATAATCTTCGCCAAGAATTCTTGCATCAATTTTGTCGTCTCGTTACAATTTCTCAGCAAGCTGAATTTGTAGTTGCTCTCAAGGAACATCTGCATAATCCGCAGCCTCGGAGCTCACTTTGA